One genomic window of Elaeis guineensis isolate ETL-2024a chromosome 2, EG11, whole genome shotgun sequence includes the following:
- the LOC105050361 gene encoding probable indole-3-acetic acid-amido synthetase GH3.1, producing the protein MPEAPNPTQSCAATAVPVEHQKVLDYIEDVTINADQVQRRVLSEILAQNAPAEYLHRHGLSGHATADPGAFKRLIPVITYDDLQPDILRIAHGDTSPILSGRPISEFLTSSGTSGGERKLMPTIDDELDRRSLFYSLMTPVMSQFVPGLDRGKAMYLYFVKSESRTPGGLVARPVLTSYYKSRHFLDRPFDPYNILTSPNEAILCQDSYQSMYAQLLCGLVQRAEVVRVGAIFASGFIRAIKFLEKHWPRLCRDIRTGILDPEITDGAVREAIERVLRPDPGLAGQIEAECSKPSCEGIIRRIWPNTRYIDVIVTGAMAQYIPTLDFYGGGLPLACTMYGSSECYLGINLNPMCKPSEVAYTLIPTMAYFEFMPVHHVSNGAKDYDQRDLVDLVDVKLGQEYELVVTTYSGLYRYRVGDVLRVAGFKNKAPQFNFVRRKNVALSIDSDKTDEVELHAAVRNAVSHLEPFGASLVEYTSYADTSSIPGHYVLFWELKAGGTAVPPSVFEDCCLAVEESLNTVYRQGRVCDKSIGPLEIRVVEEGTFDKMMDYALSQGASINQYKAPRCVRSGPVVELLDGRVQSRFFSPKCPKWVPGHKQWSTDNGGI; encoded by the exons ATGCCAGAAGCTCCTAATCCCACTCAGTCCTGCGCTGCCACAGCAGTCCCCGTCGAGCACCAGAAAGTTCTCGACTACATCGAGGACGTGACCATTAATGCCGACCAGGTCCAGCGTCGCGTGCTCTCAGAGATCCTTGCCCAGAATGCGCCTGCCGAGTATCTGCACCGGCACGGGTTGTCCGGCCATGCCACCGCCGACCCCGGCGCCTTCAAGCGCCTCATCCCTGTCATCACCTATGACGATCTCCAGCCAGACATCCTCCGCATCGCCCATGGCGACACCTCGCCCATCCTCTCCGGCCGACCCATCTCTGAATTCCTCACCAG CTCCGGGACATCCGGCGGTGAGCGGAAGCTCATGCCGACGATCGACGACGAGCTCGACCGCCGGTCGCTTTTCTACAGCCTGATGACGCCGGTGATGAGCCAATTCGTGCCGGGCCTTGACAGAGGCAAGGCAATGTACCTCTACTTCGTGAAATCGGAGTCCCGGACCCCCGGCGGGCTCGTCGCCAGGCCGGTACTCACCAGCTATTACAAGAGCCGCCACTTCCTCGACCGGCCTTTCGACCCCTACAACATACTCACCAGCCCCAACGAGGCCATTCTGTGCCAGGACTCGTACCAAAGCATGTACGCCCAGCTGCTGTGCGGTCTGGTCCAGCGTGCCGAGGTTGTTCGGGTGGGCGCCATCTTTGCCTCCGGCTTCATTCGAGCCATCAAATTCTTAGAGAAGCACTGGCCTCGTCTGTGCCGCGACATCAGGACCGGCATCCTCGACCCCGAGATCACCGATGGGGCCGTGCGCGAGGCGATCGAGCGTGTGCTCCGGCCGGACCCCGGCCTCGCAGGCCAGATTGAGGCGGAGTGCAGCAAGCCCTCATGTGAGGGCATCATCCGCCGAATATGGCCGAATACCAGGTACATCGATGTCATCGTCACCGGCGCGATGGCACAATATATTCCCACCCTCGACTTCTACGGGGGCGGCCTCCCATTGGCGTGCACGATGTATGGGTCATCCGAATGCTATCTCGGTATTAACCTTAACCCGATGTGCAAGCCCAGCGAGGTTGCTTACACCTTGATCCCCACCATGGCCTACTTTGAGTTCATGCCGGTCCATCATGTCAGCAATGGCGCCAAGGACTACGATCAACGTGACTTGGTCGACCTCGTCGACGTGAAGCTCGGGCAGGAGTACGAACTCGTGGTCACCACCTACTCCG GCTTGTATCGTTATAGAGTCGGCGACGTTCTTCGGGTTGCCGGATTCAAGAACAAGGCACCGCAGTTCAATTTTGTGAGGCGAAAGAATGTGGCTCTAAGTATTGATTCGGATAAGACGGACGAGGTGGAGCTCCATGCAGCGGTGAGGAATGCGGTGAGCCACTTGGAGCCATTTGGGGCGTCGCTGGTGGAGTACACAAGCTACGCCGACACGTCGAGCATCCCGGGCCACTACGTGCTGTTCTGGGAGCTGAAGGCGGGTGGGACGGCGGTGCCGCCGTCGGTATTCGAGGACTGCTGCCTGGCGGTGGAGGAGTCTCTGAACACCGTGTACCGGCAAGGACGGGTGTGCGACAAGTCGATCGGGCCGCTGGAGATCCGAGTGGTGGAGGAGGGGACGTTCGACAAGATGATGGACTACGCGTTGAGCCAAGGAGCGTCGATCAATCAGTACAAGGCGCCGCGATGCGTGCGCTCGGGGCCTGTGGTGGAGCTGCTCGACGGCCGAGTACAATCCCGGTTCTTTAGCCCCAAGTGCCCCAAATGGGTTCCAGGCCACAAGCAATGGAGCACGGATAATGGTGGGATCTAA